Below is a genomic region from Anoplopoma fimbria isolate UVic2021 breed Golden Eagle Sablefish chromosome 20, Afim_UVic_2022, whole genome shotgun sequence.
ACTTTTCAAGCATGTATTGAATTCTTTAGGAAAAGGGCCTATTTAGGCAACAAATTTGTTTTGATACAAATTTCACAAAGTCAAtcatggtcccaagaggatgaatcctactgacttggCCAACACCCTGACTTTTCCTTCTAGCACCAACATGAGATTTTGTGTGCAACATTTTTTGGACTGATTGCTGAATGACTTTGGCAATGCCCTCACTTTTCATAAATCATCATCAGGTAAAAATTACAATTTGCCCaattctttggtttatgactaaatacctgTAAAACTAATGTAATTCCCAAATGTCTCAGCTGTACTTAATACTTAAAAGTATTTAAGACCTAAACTAAATACACGAGGGCAACATTAAAACTATGAAATATGTCTTTAACACCTTTGtattaattgtaaataaaagtgTGAATCCTTCAACCTGAAGCTAGGCTGGTGCCACACaatatttttaatcatttaaccTTTTTCAGgtgattgatttttattatattttttgtttgtttatggacAGTATTTATAGTgcctaaattatatttttatgttattgtcttatttcattttagttgTTTCATACATACGGTGTTTTAAGTTTTGAGTTGTCCACCCATTTCCAGTCTCCTTCATTCTCAATGTCAGACAGTCCGATCCAGTAGTATATGTATATCCCTCCGATCCTTTTACCTTCTTGTTCCATGGCTTCCTAAAAAGGTATGGCATCCAAAATgaattgtgattattttgtgacaatcaacaaatatatattacaatacagaggaaaaaacatgcacagaaaCTCTTACATGCTGTTCTTTTGTGGTCAAGATGGCAAGATGGCCGCCTATCTCTGTACACTTATTTGCACTTTTGAAATAGTCATCCCTGTCAGTGCTGAGGAGGAAGCATTGATCCCCTACGCGAAGCCACCCGTCAGGGCACTCGGTGCAGTTGATCACTGTGGGAGAAAGACTGTATTACCTAAACAAACAAAGCCTGCTTAACTAAAGGGAAACTTTACTCCACATCCATCTGCCGGAGCCTGAAAGAGCAAAGTACAGTACCTGGAGCTGAGCAGTTGGTTGCCAGGTTGGAGAATTGGTTACACAGCAGTCCGTAGCGGTTCATCAACAAGTTTAGTTTAAGCCTCAGAGAGGACACCTCTTCCTCTGGAGTGTCTGCAGCTTGACAGGAAGCTCCAGACACCAACAGGCCAATGAGAACGTAGAGGACAGTGTGTCGCCTGATGCTCAGGGTCTCTGAAGACACCAAAAGCATATACAACATTAGTGTAAATTCAGATCCAAATATATGAACGCACTAGTGAGGTTAATATAATCAGTGCTGGCAGTGGGGCCCGCGAGTTTGGGGGGCCCATAGAGCAGGCCCTCCGGAGGAACAGGCCCTCACGAGAAATTCAGATTGCCACCTCAGAAATACGCCTGTTCAAAAAataagaggaggaaacagcaaCAAAGCTCCCTAAACTAGATTCCTTTCCTACTTTGCACTGGGGCCCATCATAACTACCTTACGCCACTGGTGCACTTACCTTTCTTTTTGATGAGGCTCATCATGTCCATAGGCTCATAGATGATCACAAACtttgactttctctctctgctctctgggtGTTTTATAGAGCCAGGGACAGAAAGTACAGATTGCACAAATCTTAGGACCGATTGGAAAGTCCATGATTACCGCAACATGTACTCAGATGGTGTCATATATTGTGGCCCTGCCCCATTGATGACCTGCCATATTGGAtcagataaacaaacatttcatgaaGGAGCTCTGGCATGCAAACTGGGGTGGAAAGACGaatactttctttaaaaagttgGCAAAGATGGAGGTATAAAAAGTACGACTTAGCATTATTCAGCGCAGTGTGTGgccatgtgtctgtgtgttgagaGTTATTTGTATTCTCTTCGTTAGTAGAGCAGCTGCAACAATATCACCTCTacaccacgcacacacaaacacacaagcagtaacacacacacacacacacacacacacacacacacacacacacacacacacacacacacacacacacacacacacacacacacacacacacacacacacacacacacacacacaccagatgcCCACTCTGTTGCTTCAACAGACTGTCAACATGTTTATGggtttaattaatatttttttcttggcaCCTAATTCCTACAGCCATTGTCAGCTATTCTTCTTCATGAAGTTTTGTTATTCAAACCAGACTAATTAAAGCAGAGGAGGATTATTTAGTGTTGTTCATGTCTGCGTGTCTTTCAGTGACTACTGTGCTAAAAAATGTGTGGTTGCACCATCACCACAAATTCTTATGAATCTGTGGACTTTCTACTTGATTCGGCCCTATTTtctttacaacacacacacacacacacgcacacgcacacacacacacacacagttcccaGCTGCTTTTCCGTCACAATCTTGTCCCAGATCCCAGAcccagaattctttttttttttttttttttttaaatgaatgtcagGAAGTTGAAAGtactcaatgtttttttttctgttctgacTCACACACCCACAAGATGTGCGGTGTTATCTATCACAGAACTATCAGATCCAGGATCAGTGCTTCTCTCCAAACAGAGCTAGAGAGTGAGGAAACTTCTGGGATTATGCAATACGTGGGCAAGTTGACAGTGAAACTCCACAGCAACAAGCAGAAATACACCACACAGAGCAAACAAAGTGAGGAACGACTCTCCAACTTTGGATTAACACAGTCTTCTCTTTCCCAGAAAGAGCTGACGTTATTTAGTTGTAGGTACAGGACAGTTTAACTGAGCACATTTGTTATAGCACTGCAGCAGTGTTGTGGGTAGAGGGGACCTGCCTTGATAAATCAACCAGCAGCGACAAATCTAATTTTGAAGGAGAAATATTGCTGCTTGGGAGAGGAGATACCAAAGCCTTTAGGGACCGGAGGAGGTACAGtacaaagagagagtgagacagagtgttAACAAGGGCATCAAAGccatggaggagagagaaaactaCAGCAGCCTGCAGGAGTTCACAGAGGAGCCGACCCCTGGAGGGAACACGCTCATTCTCGAACAAAACAACGgtattatgtgtttatgtgtcaaaGATATTGACAGATTTCATGTGTCTAAGAGCCGGTGGTGAAATATCATGTACACATAAGTACAATTACTCAGACAATTCTaaaatactttacttttcttttttgtagtGGAAACTCTACTTCACTTGCCTATATTTCATGGGGAAATTGTATACTTATTGAACTCAATAACAGTAGTGAAAGAAGTATTCTGATTATGTattgaagtaaaagtaaatatacttgtgtatgtatgtaaataaatcCCACATTAAAAGTCTTGCATTGAACTTTTACTTAAGGAAATGTACTGTCTATGTATTATCAGCAACATTTTCTGAAAgcataaaagtaaaagttctcaCTAAGCAGTAGCATAGGCTTTATCCttgttatatataaaaactattaaacaaGGGAATTACTATCACTAATCCATGAGTATGTAAGAATTTGAATGTCCTAGGTGGTTAAAATGGAGCTGATTCTGtctattttaaattatgttatgTGGTTTTATCTACTGTATAACATCTGGTACATTGACTCAACTTTAATTTGACttgattatttctattttaacttactttatacttccactCCACAACATTTGAGAGGGGAATATTGCAATTTCTACTTTACTAGATTTATATGGCATTTTTAGCTGCTTGTGACTTTAAAGATtatgattaaacaaacaaaacattttcttcatattatggaatatgatgcattgttgtaaaacaaaacaatatacaatAGATAAAAAATCTGCTCTAGCTGAACAATATAGTATATGATAGTAAGATGCTGCTTACGAGTACTTTTTCAGTTGATGGTTAAAGTGCTTACTTTCAGCAGACCTACAGTGTTATCTTTTGGGAATAGTAAAACTTATCAAGCTAAACTCTGGTCAAACTGTCTGCTCAGAGGCTGCACTCTGGGCTTCACCAGGGGATTAAAAATGGTGAATTGACAGCTTCCATGTTTTGTGTCTAATCAGGTTCCCAGGGACTGAAGCGGGGCATTGAGTGTTTGAGGAGTCGGACTGCTCTCCTGATACTTATTGGCTTTTTGGCCTCCATCGCCGCCAACATCATACTCACTGTGCTCTGTAAGTATAAACAGGCTTCCCTCCAGTCGGAGTATGTATATCcgcccgtctgtctctctctctatgtgagACTCACTCTCGCTGAttattctctctttatttcaGCTCAGTGCGCTTTTGGACACCTATAATTGGCAATAACAAAGATAAAGCGCTCCCCTCAGTCCGGTGAGGGTCATGTAatagaaaaagcacaaaagtcCATAATTGTGAAATATTTCTCCTGCAGGGCCAACAGGCTCTGGCAGCTCAGCCTGATAATGTACTTGTGAGGACACActctcatttaaaacaaacaccactGGGGATGTGCTTGATCtattaccacacacacacacacacacacacacacacacacacacacacacacacacacacacacacacacacacacacacacacacacacacacacacacacacacacacacacacttatagaCAGAAGCACAGAAGCTATTGAGCACAATTTTAGTATCTGAAAATGATGACTTGCAACAAGAGGAGATACAAAGAAACATCGAATACTTTCTATTAGAACATATTGTAagaaaaattatttaattataccTTGTAAATATGGCATAGATGCACACATTATATACTGTATCATGACAAATCAGCCAATATTCCTAGCAGTTAAATATTACTTTTCTGggcaaaataaaagttttcacTTGGGTAGACTCTTTATTTGCTCTTTTAGCTGCACTCTAAAGAGCATCTGCCAtgcaaaaaagtaatttcacacatatatatgaggacaatttaaaaaaacagttttaacctCATCCACACCTGAATCTGTTTGATATCAGCAGGCTTGCCAGAAAGTGGTAATATACATCATTAGTTTCATTGGTTTTTAACCACAGCAAAACTTTCAGCTTACGGTTTATTCAGATAAAACACTATAAAAGGAAACTGAGTGTCTTGACTCTCTTTTCCTCTGAACCTGATCAGtaacaatactttttttcattaggTTTCATCCTGAGATGGCCCCTGTCCCTTTGAcagtattttttaataaaagccacataaatacatatcttAATTATTATCTCTACTCACGACTTATATTATATCAATTACTCTTCTTAGAAAACAttagagaaatatgttttaataggcAAAGGAGAACTGGCAACATAAACGGAGGAAACACAAATGTGGAAAAATATCTGGCAATGAAACCAGAGAAAGTTCATATTGTAAATggtaattttttttacagccgCAAGGGAGCTTATATAAACTCAATTATCTCCAGTAACAGCAGCAGTAAAATCCAAGATTCACAGTCTGTACAGAGGAGATTCATGTTTGTAGAGGGAGAAGTCAGTGGCgggtgaaaacaaaacagtatgacttttttttaagtcccgCTTTTGTGAGTGGCGAtgtcggtccaccactttggtccagactgaaatagcTCAACATTTACAGGATACATTTGCATTACATTTGGTacagcatctcgacagctgacaagaagagactaaataagcttgtcaggaaggccagcagtgtgctggggtgtccactggatacggtggaggtggtgggagacaggaggatgatggccaagctatcatccctaatgaacaacacctctcaccccatgcgggacaccctggcagctctgtgcagctccttcagccaccggctgcttcacccccggtgtgtgaaggagaggtaccgcaggtccttccttcctgctgctgtcagactacacaaccaactctgctcccagcagaccacatgacacatgacactaaaaacctgtgcaatacaaatacactgtgcaattatagttataatagtttagttttttttctgtctggaaatataatatttcagttattgttgatttctactgttttttattgcttatttataatacttgttttttatttaattttcatttttcttttatcttgtttttcttttactatgtatcttgtttttcttttactatgtatcttgtgtgcactttaccctatgctgctgtaatcctgcaaatttccccgcggcgggactaataaaggattattttatctatctatctatctatctatctatctatctatctatctatctatctatctatctatctatctatctatctatctatctatctatctatctatctatctatctatctatctatctgtctatctatctatctatttgtctgtctatctatccatccatccatctatccatccatccttccttccttccttccttccttccttccttccttcctaccatccttccttccttgtcAGTGATTGGCAGGCCGGTGCCAGCTGCTCCCCTGGACTCCTCATCTCTGGGTTTTAAACTGAACTCGGTGCAGAGACGTTACATCCAGCTGTGTGATGACTACACCGCCCTGGGACAGAGCTGCTCAAAGACAGGTGGCAGGATGTGGatcaaacatgcacacaatctCATTTCCTGCTGTCCTTGATTTACTGTTAACCCTCATTCTCTTTTATTACCTTGCCCTCTCTATCTCATCAATAGTTAAGCAGTGCAGGGAGTGTCCTGTAGGATGGTTTCATGTCGGGGATCAGTGTTACTACATCAGCAATGACAAGCTGGACTGGCTGAAGAGCAGAGATAGCTGTGCAGATATGGGCAGCCATCTTACCATACTGCACACCATGGAAcagcatgtgagtgtgtgtgtgtgtgtgtgtgtgtgtgtgtgtgtgtgtgtgtgtgtgtgtgtgtgtgtgtgtgtgtgtgtgtgtgtgtgtgtgtgtgtgtgtgtgtgtgtgtgtgtgtgtgtgtgtgtgtgtgtgtgtgcgcgtgtgtgtgtgtgagtacgtATGAGCTGAACTGAACTCATCACATGGTAACAGCAAACttcagagacagaaatgaaCACCTGCAGAGCCCCGCTGACGGGCAAGCTGTGTTGTTTACTGAGTACTGTCCgcaggaaagtgtgtgtgtgtgtgtgtgtgtgtgtgtgtgtgtgtgtgtgtgtgtgtgtgtgtgtgtgtgtgtgtgtgtgtgtgtgtgtgtgtgtgtgtgtgtgtgtgtgtgtgtgtgtgtgtgtgtgtgtgtgtgtgtgtgtgaacatggaaacagacaggaaacatgaAGACATCTTTGCAAGCCAAGGTCACTTCTCTGGTCTTTACTTTTGTAAAGGCATAGTTTAAGTTAGGAAGTTAGATTTTAGTTACAAACTGAATATGCTTTTTTcatagcagacattttgaccattgttctgtttttattcaagtATCTCAGTAAGCCTTGACAGCGTGACAGTGAACCAGCAAGCACAATAAAAGGATCCTGAAACTGATTAGCCTTAATTTTCAGTACTtatgcttttcctactgtgacaagCAAACAATAACGTACATAATCCAAACACAAAAGTCTGAGGCCTATATCCCTGTTAGCCCTGCTTACCTAGGTGATTTACACTTTATTTGTCTGATCAAACCATAGGCTGTATAAGAGTATTAAACCTCTaatcaggactgtgtgggtgcTTGACTGACACCAGACTGACTCCCCCTTTTCGCTGTGTTGCACCTTTTTTAGGGGCGGGACAAAGTACACTTTCATCAGCCTTTGTAAACATTGAGTTCAGTGACCCAATGCAACaggacattttgacttttcttagcaggaaaagcacagttGTAGATAATGAAATAGATGATGGAGGAATTctatttagctgcttcagtttcggGGACCTGATATCGtacatgctggctcactgtcacactgtcatcaTGACTTATTGGAACACGTGAATAGAGTGGTgccattattaatgttattattaacacTTTTTTATGTCTGCTATGTAAAAGGTCTAGTATGTTAATATGTCTTAAATGTATATGTTCAAAGAATTACACATTGGCTCTTTAAAGAGTAAGAGATGTGTGTTtagtttaaaatgaatataatttaaaaattaaCACATTGCGTTTGGTCTTCCCTTCTAAATAAGGACGGTCAAAGTGTTAAGACACAGTCTtagagttaaaataaaaatatatgtatggGATAAGAATTTAGGGTTTTGCactaaataatgcattatgtcaATGATGTACTAacaaatttgtgtttgtttactttcagGACGCTCTGGAAAAAGAAGTCAAGAATCTGGAAGGATTTGATTACCACTTCTGGATCGGCCTGTCTGACatagaggaggaaggagaatgGAGATGGGTGGACAACACAACACTGCAACGCAAGTAAATtggatttaatatttaatgcagtaaaaaaaaattgtttaagtTTTATATTAAAGTTGTTATCCGGCATTCATTCAAAATTTTGAAAAACCTAAACCATCCAAAGCAAAATAAGCTGCCTCTTTTACCTGGCCTatagatacaaaaaaataaaatcacatttgcaACATCAAAAGATAGAAATACACGCAACATTTCCATTCCTGTATCAAAACCTCAGATAAGAGAgaccaaaaaatgtcatgaatgaATCACAGGCTTGGGCGCGGTGGGCTTGTTTTTCACGTTTGTCAGAGATGTTCACAGTTGTTATTTATAGCTTACCCTATCAATCCatgcttcctcctctctccgtctgtcaCAGATACTGGGATCAGTGGAGCTCAGAGCCAAATAACCATCAGTCAGGAGGGGAACATGGAGAGGACTGTGCCACCTTAGACAGCCATGCAAAGTCATGGTTTGATGTTCCTTgtgaacacatttataaacGGATCTGCCAGATGGATGTCATTCAGCTCAACTAAATCCCAATACTACTGAAAATACTGCAGAACTGGGAGGTCTGGAACTACACAGGGTTTTGAGACTGTTACAGgattacagaaaacaaaattctGACCAAAAGGTCATTCTTGAGACATAAAACATATGCacacaggatatatatatatatatatttcttttttactgaaGGTATGGTTGCTATATATCTGTTAAATTGAGATACAACATGGGGGGTATTTTAAAACTGCATTCTTTTTTCCAAGTTAAtctaaaaggaaaacattacattaaaagaGAATATGCATGTTAGTATTGTGCAAATTTTAGATAGAGTAGTtcaatataacataaaaaaaccccaacatttttttgaaaggTGCCAATTTATAATTAATAAGCCTAATATTGAATTCAGCTTTGAATGTCAGGTCATCAAGCTCTCAAATTAGAAAAAGGTCTTCATGTTGCAAAGCTGAATGCCACAAATACTGTCACTGTGTTATAGAAATTTCGGCCTCTGCTGTTAATCTTTGGATGATATCTGTTCAAAACTAAGCTGCAAACTAATTCAGAAATATcattctttattctgttttaacaTTGTCTTCCCTTTAAAGCTGAATAATAAGAGagtgggagcattttgattgcctcaaTATGGTGAGACATTAAGCCTGCCGATCGTAGTTAAACTACGGCAATATTTCTTAATTAGATAGATACTGTTTTCAATGTCAATAAAACACCCTGATTCTAATATAGTTCAATGCAATAATAGATTTACATGTGCATCAAAAATAATACAGCAAGCCGAGGGTGGGTTCATTAGCCAACTCACTAATTTCAGAGTATCACCTTCCTTTTGTGTTGCCTGCGTCAGTTCCATACTTAATTGTATCAATAACTCTTTTCCTTTAACCATATTTGGAGTTGTATTATAAAAAGACAACACTGTCTCATCTCGTGTCTCTAAGTTTAGTTTCTTGGTCAAAATGACTGAACAGGAGCTTCTCACAGAGATATACTAATCAAAATCTCTGCTGTTGGCTGaccagcacacactcacagagaagTAGCTCAGGCCCGTGATATAGACATTATAGAATAAaagcaatgaaaacaaaaagtaagtTGTAAAAAAGGCAATTTCTTACTAAAACTTAATACATTGATTGATAAGcattataacaaaaaatatatcccACACTAGATAAAACTGGACACATATTAGATGAATAGGGGAAGGTGCTATAAGACAAGTGTAATCAAGGAGAAGCAtgcataacaacacacacacagagggtaaCTTCATTTTCTGCTCTATATCTTTACTTAGCTT
It encodes:
- the LOC129109577 gene encoding perlucin-like protein; its protein translation is MDMMSLIKKKETLSIRRHTVLYVLIGLLVSGASCQAADTPEEEVSSLRLKLNLLMNRYGLLCNQFSNLATNCSAPVINCTECPDGWLRVGDQCFLLSTDRDDYFKSANKCTEIGGHLAILTTKEQHEAMEQEGKRIGGIYIYYWIGLSDIENEGDWKWVDNSKLKTPFWDVLNSEPGNTLSGGLEGEDCAVVNSNTQTWSDVPCSFTYPRICQMDALPLQ
- the LOC129109567 gene encoding C-type lectin domain family 4 member E-like isoform X1; this translates as MEERENYSSLQEFTEEPTPGGNTLILEQNNGSQGLKRGIECLRSRTALLILIGFLASIAANIILTVLLIGRPVPAAPLDSSSLGFKLNSVQRRYIQLCDDYTALGQSCSKTVKQCRECPVGWFHVGDQCYYISNDKLDWLKSRDSCADMGSHLTILHTMEQHDALEKEVKNLEGFDYHFWIGLSDIEEEGEWRWVDNTTLQRKYWDQWSSEPNNHQSGGEHGEDCATLDSHAKSWFDVPCEHIYKRICQMDVIQLN
- the LOC129109567 gene encoding CD209 antigen-like protein E isoform X2, translating into MEERENYSSLQEFTEEPTPGGNTLILEQNNGSQGLKRGIECLRSRTALLILIGFLASIAANIILTVLLIGRPVPAAPLDSSSLGFKLNSVQRRYIQLCDDYTALGQSCSKTVKQCRECPVGWFHVGDQCYYISNDKLDWLKSRDSCADMGSHLTILHTMEQHDALEKEVKNLEGFDYHFWIGLSDIEEEGEWRWVDNTTLQHTGISGAQSQITISQEGNMERTVPP